From Paraburkholderia sabiae, a single genomic window includes:
- a CDS encoding condensation domain-containing protein gives MNGLALKVAPAHEVEASYALFPATACQVRYWHEQKASQKASALNIAFRLQLSGPLKAASIEQVLRELVARHEVLRTGFLMTGAGLRQQVWSHAPFQLEVVDLTGFEENDGLAEAERVGGQQARTPFALSSPSFFRAVWLPRSITQGELQLTFHSLVMDGWSFAILVRELVEGLAAVHAGLEPAYPDVDLHHGDYALWKEEFLASGALDLARAHWRQELRDFSRFDVSGDRLRPQARRFQGIIRSILLPGALSDRLIAAAKAQGVTLFSVAAAGLAMALQKAAGQTKVAMGTQMSVRDQQELEGVVGPLINTVILRLDIPQGSSVAAVTAQCGAKLSDAIEHLHLPFEEMMEMAGEVSDAERPPLCSVNFALQQSFVGVGDEVRRGEFAATTSPSFNAGALYDLNFFMVRRPDGWRISCEGDTDLYDIETIDGHLATWRAVLETVEIDAKLPVAPAARKAAQSIAAGVGVSGFMSQAELEAKARSIVRFNEDAPGTPVIALNNTAVFYELAQRIGTDRPLIDIPMVPEGPPREFPLRAFQDLAADAVRLIRMARPNGPYILMGHCVLGAIALEAAQQLRREGETVELVILNDSWCPGYRESMPWHDKQLRKMLVRVDNIPRDIRKVKRGDISMLSFLKQYRIIRWLGIADLAYKLGLIRGNATEHAVAENRWYIEYLLAQQARHRPAPYDGAIQIFRSAQVLRGRLFAHDLGWASVTTGDVVVTEVPGMHDQIFRSAGAAVIGKQLRARLTGAEAGTDDAAASGETDAASASRRSA, from the coding sequence ATGAACGGATTAGCCTTGAAGGTCGCCCCTGCTCACGAGGTCGAAGCCAGCTACGCCCTGTTTCCGGCGACCGCCTGCCAGGTGCGGTACTGGCATGAGCAGAAGGCGTCGCAGAAGGCGTCCGCGCTCAACATCGCGTTCCGGCTGCAATTGTCGGGGCCGCTGAAAGCCGCGAGCATCGAACAGGTGCTTCGCGAGCTGGTCGCGCGGCACGAGGTATTGCGTACCGGCTTCCTGATGACGGGTGCGGGGCTGCGGCAGCAGGTCTGGAGCCACGCGCCCTTCCAGCTCGAAGTAGTCGACCTCACCGGCTTCGAGGAAAATGATGGCCTTGCGGAAGCGGAGCGTGTCGGCGGCCAGCAGGCGCGCACGCCCTTCGCATTGTCGTCTCCTTCGTTCTTCCGGGCCGTGTGGCTGCCTCGCTCGATCACGCAGGGCGAACTGCAGCTGACCTTCCATTCGCTCGTGATGGACGGCTGGTCGTTCGCGATCCTCGTGCGCGAGCTCGTGGAAGGACTGGCCGCTGTTCATGCCGGACTCGAGCCCGCTTACCCCGATGTCGATCTTCACCACGGCGACTACGCGCTGTGGAAAGAAGAGTTCCTTGCCAGCGGCGCGCTCGATCTCGCTCGCGCCCACTGGCGCCAGGAACTTCGGGATTTCAGCCGCTTCGACGTTTCCGGCGATCGTCTGCGGCCGCAGGCGCGACGCTTCCAGGGCATCATCCGTTCGATCCTGCTGCCCGGCGCGCTCAGCGACCGCCTGATCGCGGCTGCCAAGGCGCAAGGCGTCACGCTGTTCAGCGTGGCGGCTGCGGGCCTCGCGATGGCCTTGCAAAAGGCGGCCGGCCAGACGAAGGTCGCCATGGGCACGCAGATGTCGGTGCGCGACCAGCAGGAACTGGAGGGCGTAGTCGGGCCGCTGATCAATACGGTGATACTGCGCCTCGACATTCCTCAAGGCAGCAGTGTTGCCGCCGTCACAGCGCAGTGCGGCGCCAAGCTCAGCGACGCCATCGAACATCTGCATTTGCCGTTCGAAGAGATGATGGAGATGGCGGGCGAGGTATCCGATGCGGAACGCCCGCCGCTGTGTTCGGTCAATTTCGCCCTGCAGCAAAGCTTCGTCGGCGTGGGCGATGAGGTTCGCCGGGGTGAGTTCGCCGCGACGACCTCGCCCTCCTTCAACGCGGGCGCGCTCTACGACCTCAACTTCTTCATGGTGCGGCGCCCGGACGGCTGGCGCATCTCGTGTGAAGGCGACACGGATCTCTACGACATCGAGACGATCGACGGCCATCTGGCGACGTGGCGGGCGGTACTGGAAACCGTCGAGATCGACGCGAAGCTGCCGGTGGCACCTGCTGCAAGGAAAGCGGCGCAGAGCATCGCGGCGGGCGTCGGTGTCAGCGGCTTCATGAGCCAGGCCGAACTCGAGGCGAAAGCACGCAGCATCGTGCGCTTCAACGAGGATGCGCCGGGCACGCCCGTCATCGCGCTCAACAACACGGCCGTGTTTTACGAACTGGCCCAGCGGATCGGCACCGACCGGCCGCTGATCGACATTCCGATGGTACCGGAAGGCCCGCCGCGCGAGTTCCCGCTGCGCGCCTTCCAGGACCTCGCCGCCGATGCCGTGCGGCTGATCAGAATGGCACGGCCGAATGGCCCGTATATCCTGATGGGGCACTGCGTGCTCGGCGCAATCGCGCTGGAGGCCGCGCAACAACTACGGCGCGAGGGCGAAACGGTGGAACTGGTGATCCTCAACGATTCCTGGTGCCCCGGTTATCGCGAGTCGATGCCCTGGCACGACAAGCAGTTGCGCAAGATGCTGGTGCGCGTGGACAACATTCCGCGCGACATCCGCAAGGTCAAGCGCGGCGACATCTCGATGCTGTCGTTTCTGAAGCAGTACCGGATCATTCGCTGGCTCGGCATCGCAGACCTTGCGTACAAGCTCGGACTCATCCGGGGCAATGCGACGGAGCATGCCGTGGCGGAGAACCGCTGGTACATCGAGTATCTGCTCGCGCAACAGGCGCGGCACCGGCCCGCACCGTACGACGGCGCGATCCAGATCTTCCGTAGCGCGCAGGTGCTCAGGGGCCGCCTGTTCGCCCACGATCTCGGCTGGGCCTCCGTGACGACGGGCGACGTGGTCGTCACCGAAGTGCCGGGTATGCACGATCAGATCTTCCGGTCGGCGGGGGCGGCGGTGATCGGCAAGCAGTTGCGGGCGCGTCTGACGGGAGCCGAAGCCGGGACGGACGATGCCGCGGCCTCCGGCGAGACGGACGCCGCATCGGCATCGCGCCGCAGCGCCTAG
- a CDS encoding SGNH/GDSL hydrolase family protein → MSRLRRALLLVFLGGLTLAGLIYVRLAGADLFRRPAAAVADGAPLPPGSIRLAVLGDSDSQSYHDTLRAAEPNARGGVYRATTWQWTEVLARLRGDQIDQGQWGAWGTNRYRAYIDDAFGGLGRAPAKEDYRYNFAISGAWCNQLMGPPMRQAVRLVALMDTEPQAWKGGVVLIRIGINDVGAHDVLDAMSRDPNGPLTTSKINGCIGEIGKAVELIRKHHPDTYVLLIGVLSNADWSGEFDSWQSAQAIANIDAGLNRFDAGLRKLAATDRHVAFLGDRAWFAGVWGARDEHGRPAYKTVHLSPGWAITNTSGDDPHNAATSDGHAGVVWNTLWAQHLVLSLNAAFGLQLKPISDAEVIRFLQPSFDASERSASQARAPVTENHLANIVSR, encoded by the coding sequence ATGTCCCGTTTGCGTAGAGCGCTGCTGCTCGTGTTCCTCGGTGGTTTGACGCTGGCCGGTCTGATCTACGTCAGGCTGGCTGGCGCCGACCTGTTCCGCCGGCCGGCTGCCGCTGTCGCCGACGGCGCGCCGTTGCCGCCCGGCAGCATCCGGCTTGCCGTGCTCGGCGATTCCGACAGCCAGTCCTATCACGACACGCTGAGGGCCGCGGAGCCGAATGCGCGCGGCGGCGTGTATCGCGCGACCACGTGGCAATGGACGGAAGTGCTCGCGCGACTGCGGGGCGACCAGATCGACCAGGGCCAATGGGGCGCATGGGGCACCAACCGGTATCGCGCGTATATCGACGACGCTTTCGGAGGTCTCGGCCGCGCGCCCGCAAAAGAGGACTACCGCTACAACTTCGCGATCAGCGGCGCCTGGTGCAATCAGTTGATGGGACCGCCGATGCGTCAGGCGGTCCGCCTCGTCGCGCTGATGGACACGGAGCCGCAAGCCTGGAAAGGCGGCGTCGTGCTGATCCGGATCGGCATCAACGATGTCGGCGCGCACGACGTGCTCGACGCCATGTCCCGCGATCCGAATGGCCCGCTGACCACGTCGAAGATCAACGGCTGTATCGGCGAAATCGGCAAGGCTGTCGAACTGATCCGCAAGCATCATCCGGACACCTACGTGCTGCTCATCGGCGTGCTCAGCAATGCGGACTGGTCGGGCGAGTTCGACAGCTGGCAATCGGCGCAGGCGATCGCCAACATCGATGCCGGGCTCAACCGCTTCGACGCCGGTTTGCGCAAGCTCGCCGCGACGGATCGCCATGTCGCGTTCCTCGGCGATCGCGCGTGGTTCGCTGGTGTATGGGGCGCGCGCGACGAGCACGGACGTCCCGCCTACAAGACGGTGCATCTGTCGCCCGGCTGGGCGATCACCAACACCTCCGGCGACGATCCGCACAACGCGGCCACGTCCGACGGCCATGCGGGCGTCGTCTGGAATACCCTGTGGGCGCAGCACCTCGTCCTCTCGCTCAATGCGGCGTTCGGGCTGCAGCTCAAACCGATCTCCGATGCCGAGGTCATCCGTTTTCTGCAGCCGAGTTTCGACGCGAGCGAGCGGTCGGCGTCGCAGGCACGGGCACCCGTTACCGAAAATCACCTCGCGAACATCGTGAGCCGATAA
- a CDS encoding hydrolase, which produces MKSLPRLLEEAQSTLLCVDAFDTLLLRKPVSLEQRLLKAARLFCKRLALRPDQFAPHALARRRRQIEQLAFRARNVAGHGEVRLESVASSLLELAHLDTAFVPEWIACELAVERECLVPNLPLIRELERLRAGGVSLRVVSDTSLSCDALSQLITAVCPPGLQWDAIHTSADLQLTKRDGTIFAAVSDAACVPLARMAHIGDDPTADESMPRRCGMTAILRPRSRLHVAMLRANAALARGQSQWFRWRHDGRYRRAANGSARTTGDTLGTDVLGPVFAEYCRRLHVYLEQTAAVEGSVAALFCARGGLGLEKLYRLYAAQLPARDDIRIEPLMISRLVAARDALVYGGDGVVDELDYSFEVRNVSALARALSGADLAPQGNYATVRPFIEALRSGREPHLWEQIVEQARRFREVWQTLTAGKPGIVLCDTGLYGSTIKMLMQSGLANGSHCVQLARCDYKHHGREHFPAVTGLLTERNGYKPGDSISSVLAFWHLIEGLVEPDLESVRRFDRGADGSLVSNLETEGWQQRLARMPHPKFDEVARYVAGSAKQPAADTSLAAFELAAGRLERAIMFPDPELVNRLTERDRSLDYGRDGTVSVTGPNMRQANAWTRLHVAKQSLWPSGAVVRAFPNSHRLVQKTIRLSYTVRSWIR; this is translated from the coding sequence GTGAAGTCTCTCCCACGGTTGCTGGAAGAAGCGCAAAGCACGCTGCTTTGCGTCGATGCCTTTGATACGTTGCTGCTGCGCAAACCCGTGTCGCTGGAGCAGCGTCTGTTGAAGGCGGCCAGGCTGTTCTGCAAACGTCTGGCACTGCGTCCGGACCAGTTCGCGCCGCATGCGCTCGCGCGGCGCCGGCGCCAGATCGAACAACTCGCTTTCCGTGCGCGCAATGTCGCCGGACATGGCGAGGTGCGCCTCGAAAGCGTCGCATCGAGCCTGCTGGAACTCGCCCATCTCGATACCGCGTTCGTGCCCGAATGGATCGCGTGCGAACTCGCTGTTGAACGCGAATGCCTGGTGCCGAACCTGCCGCTGATACGAGAGCTCGAACGGCTGCGCGCCGGCGGTGTGTCGCTGCGCGTGGTGAGCGATACGAGCCTGTCGTGCGACGCGCTCAGCCAGCTGATCACGGCCGTCTGTCCACCCGGCCTTCAATGGGACGCTATCCATACGAGCGCCGACCTGCAACTTACCAAGCGTGACGGAACGATTTTCGCGGCGGTGTCGGATGCCGCCTGTGTCCCGCTCGCCCGGATGGCGCACATCGGCGACGACCCGACCGCGGACGAGTCGATGCCGCGCCGTTGCGGAATGACGGCCATTCTGCGCCCGCGTTCCCGTCTGCACGTCGCGATGCTGCGCGCCAACGCGGCACTCGCGCGCGGCCAGTCGCAGTGGTTTCGCTGGCGGCACGACGGGCGCTACAGGCGAGCGGCGAACGGCAGCGCGCGCACGACGGGCGACACGCTCGGTACGGACGTGCTCGGTCCCGTGTTTGCGGAATACTGCCGCAGACTGCACGTCTATCTGGAACAGACGGCGGCCGTCGAAGGCTCCGTGGCCGCCCTCTTCTGCGCGCGCGGCGGTCTGGGGCTCGAAAAGCTCTACAGGCTGTATGCCGCGCAACTGCCCGCGCGCGACGATATCCGCATCGAACCGCTGATGATCTCTCGCCTCGTCGCGGCAAGAGACGCGCTCGTGTACGGCGGCGACGGTGTCGTCGACGAACTCGATTATTCGTTCGAAGTGCGTAACGTATCGGCGCTCGCACGGGCGCTCAGTGGCGCCGATCTCGCGCCGCAGGGCAACTACGCCACCGTGCGCCCGTTTATCGAAGCGCTGCGCAGTGGACGCGAGCCGCATCTGTGGGAGCAGATCGTCGAGCAGGCCCGGCGCTTTCGCGAAGTGTGGCAGACGCTCACGGCGGGCAAGCCGGGCATCGTATTGTGCGATACGGGCCTCTATGGCTCGACCATCAAGATGCTGATGCAAAGCGGGCTCGCCAACGGCAGCCACTGCGTCCAGCTCGCGCGTTGCGACTACAAGCATCATGGGCGCGAGCATTTTCCGGCCGTCACCGGGCTGTTGACGGAGCGCAACGGCTACAAGCCGGGCGACTCGATCTCGTCGGTCCTGGCTTTCTGGCATCTGATAGAAGGTCTCGTCGAGCCCGACCTGGAAAGCGTGCGCCGCTTCGACAGAGGTGCGGACGGCAGCCTCGTCTCCAACCTCGAAACGGAAGGCTGGCAACAGAGACTTGCGCGCATGCCTCATCCGAAATTCGACGAAGTAGCCCGCTATGTCGCCGGGAGCGCGAAGCAGCCCGCAGCCGATACGTCGCTTGCCGCCTTCGAACTGGCCGCCGGGCGCCTCGAGCGCGCGATCATGTTTCCGGACCCGGAGCTGGTCAACCGGCTCACGGAGCGCGACCGCTCGCTCGATTACGGGCGCGACGGCACGGTGTCCGTGACGGGCCCGAACATGAGGCAGGCCAACGCGTGGACGCGGCTTCACGTCGCGAAACAGTCGCTCTGGCCGAGCGGCGCCGTGGTTCGCGCGTTTCCGAATTCGCATCGGCTCGTGCAGAAAACGATCAGATTGAGCTACACGGTACGATCATGGATCAGGTAA
- a CDS encoding oligosaccharide flippase family protein: MDQVKPSKTRAELVATYFAYVVRYVYPLLLLPFYGRTLGPAGYGVVLAGMSLSNTLWRFVNFGFPTVGGRDTVYAKDGTERAAILSSHMTGRLLLCIPTAVFGLGAVAFSPVLSAHPMLGCTTVLLGLLAAFNPGWYFTSTGRARTSILIEVVGFVTSLALIFLFIRDPSDLSLVFFLLLASCVLQTVLGYGVIRREFAGWFSSIKAGIDLIQRSKVIFIYTGTSVLLITASTYLLSVLAPAAEVGAFGVAERLIAVALSLTVPASQILIPKVTYLVGQDPAKANRLAYGILAFFLFGSLVGVALTMLLADWVVPLVFGKGFQSSVPVLKVFVLVLPLSVVNQTLGLYFLIPRHRDGMLARAGVATAVVSIVAAIPLASHWGAMGMVAARLLGELTLLATLLVSLIRSGLIAEMLATGSTPLFALRPRGKG; the protein is encoded by the coding sequence ATGGATCAGGTAAAGCCTTCGAAAACCCGCGCGGAACTCGTCGCGACGTACTTCGCCTATGTGGTGCGCTACGTCTATCCGCTGCTGCTTCTGCCCTTTTACGGCAGAACGCTGGGGCCGGCGGGCTATGGCGTCGTGTTGGCGGGCATGTCGCTGTCGAATACGCTCTGGCGCTTCGTCAATTTCGGATTCCCGACGGTCGGCGGCCGCGATACCGTCTATGCGAAAGATGGCACCGAACGCGCGGCCATCCTGTCGAGCCACATGACGGGTCGGCTGCTGCTGTGCATCCCGACGGCCGTGTTCGGACTCGGCGCGGTCGCGTTCTCGCCCGTGCTGTCGGCGCACCCGATGCTCGGCTGCACCACGGTGCTGCTCGGCCTGCTCGCCGCGTTCAACCCGGGCTGGTACTTCACGAGCACAGGACGCGCGAGAACCAGCATCCTGATCGAAGTGGTCGGCTTCGTCACCTCGCTCGCGCTCATCTTCCTGTTCATCCGTGACCCGTCAGATCTGTCGCTGGTGTTCTTCCTGCTGCTCGCGTCCTGCGTGCTGCAAACGGTACTCGGCTACGGCGTCATCAGGCGAGAGTTCGCCGGATGGTTTTCGTCGATCAAGGCGGGCATCGACCTGATCCAGCGCTCGAAGGTGATCTTCATTTATACGGGCACGTCGGTTCTGCTGATTACCGCGTCCACGTATCTGCTTTCCGTGCTCGCGCCAGCCGCCGAGGTCGGCGCGTTCGGCGTGGCGGAACGCCTGATCGCCGTCGCGCTCAGCCTCACGGTCCCCGCCTCGCAGATCCTGATCCCGAAAGTCACGTATCTCGTCGGCCAGGATCCGGCGAAAGCCAACCGGCTCGCGTATGGCATTCTCGCCTTCTTCCTGTTCGGCTCGCTCGTGGGCGTCGCGTTGACGATGCTGCTCGCCGACTGGGTGGTGCCGCTCGTGTTCGGCAAGGGCTTCCAGAGTTCCGTGCCTGTGCTCAAGGTGTTCGTGCTGGTGTTACCGTTGAGTGTCGTCAACCAGACACTCGGGCTCTACTTCCTGATCCCGCGGCATCGAGACGGCATGCTTGCCCGCGCCGGCGTCGCGACCGCGGTCGTCAGCATCGTCGCCGCGATTCCGCTCGCGAGCCACTGGGGCGCGATGGGCATGGTGGCCGCGCGTCTGCTGGGAGAACTGACGCTGCTGGCGACGCTGCTCGTGTCGCTGATCCGCTCGGGTCTGATCGCAGAGATGCTGGCGACGGGAAGCACGCCGCTTTTCGCGCTGCGCCCTCGCGGGAAAGGGTGA
- a CDS encoding glycosyltransferase family 25 protein, whose protein sequence is MKIFVINLDRSTDRLNHMTVQLERLGYPWERFSALGPAQVEEMSRTLELPLLRGTCTAGEKGAALSHYSIWEKVVKEGIDHALVLEDDVHFCRDARHLLDSINERFSRGFRYDVIKMETSLAGIFIDRKGLDLSTRTGLHRLRSNHTGAGAYIISNAGCRKMIERFAMNDRAVDLVMFNGDLEETYVYQLHPAACIQDVWLKSGKKGMTSEIGEERSDWKPGSVWLQRAKSPFRGAYDFVQSLRVWNKGLVKIRSSYMDGI, encoded by the coding sequence ATGAAGATTTTCGTCATCAATCTCGACAGGTCTACAGATCGACTCAACCACATGACGGTCCAGCTCGAGAGGCTTGGCTACCCGTGGGAACGCTTCTCGGCTCTGGGGCCTGCACAGGTCGAAGAAATGAGCCGGACGCTCGAATTGCCCCTGCTGCGCGGGACGTGTACGGCGGGCGAAAAGGGCGCCGCGCTCAGTCACTATTCGATCTGGGAAAAAGTCGTGAAGGAAGGCATCGATCACGCGCTCGTGCTCGAGGACGATGTGCATTTTTGCCGCGACGCGCGCCATCTTCTCGACTCCATCAACGAGAGGTTTTCGCGCGGGTTCCGCTATGACGTCATCAAGATGGAAACGTCGCTGGCGGGGATATTCATCGACCGGAAGGGGCTGGATCTGTCGACCCGCACGGGGCTGCACCGGCTGCGCAGCAATCACACGGGGGCGGGCGCCTATATCATCTCGAACGCCGGCTGCCGCAAGATGATCGAACGCTTCGCAATGAATGATCGCGCGGTGGATCTCGTCATGTTCAATGGCGATCTCGAAGAGACGTACGTGTATCAGTTGCACCCGGCGGCATGCATTCAGGATGTCTGGTTAAAGAGCGGCAAGAAGGGAATGACATCCGAAATCGGCGAGGAACGATCCGACTGGAAGCCTGGATCCGTCTGGCTGCAACGCGCCAAGTCGCCTTTCCGTGGCGCGTACGACTTCGTTCAATCGCTGCGTGTCTGGAACAAAGGTCTGGTCAAGATCCGGTCGAGTTACATGGATGGGATCTGA
- a CDS encoding acyltransferase family protein encodes MATTNSRYDALDGLRGVAAIAVMMSHFTQEAFRNAYVAVDLFFMLSGFVIAHSYGARLLDGMTAAEYVKRRVIRLYPMLLISLLIGLPVLIGAKALGLSTYPMQSIISATLHNLFFTPYIGHFGNANMVAAGAVSAELTIGEIFPANPPAWSLFFEMVASIAFVIIVRLSRSTMFRISVVGGLMFLITGALTSFEFHGHSVVDFSQGWSGGRLDGGFYRVIFGFVSGVLLYNLRSAGVDLRIVDALKGVLRNSYGLYIVALIMFLFPMSLRGAYPAFVIFCVAPCLVMVGAKLPCASMFEAKTAQFLGWLSYPVYLLHFPIGRAVFMLLGKHNESAAVPIAVACATTLVSAIIVTKYVDEPIRAFLSKRLARSSAARARTVTPGGMADPNAG; translated from the coding sequence ATGGCTACGACAAACAGCAGATACGATGCGCTCGACGGCTTGCGAGGCGTCGCCGCCATCGCCGTGATGATGTCGCACTTCACTCAGGAAGCGTTCAGGAACGCCTACGTCGCCGTCGATCTCTTCTTCATGCTGAGCGGCTTCGTCATCGCTCACTCGTATGGAGCGCGGCTCCTCGACGGCATGACGGCCGCCGAATACGTAAAAAGACGCGTCATCCGCCTGTATCCGATGCTGCTGATCTCCTTGCTGATCGGCTTGCCTGTGCTGATCGGCGCGAAAGCGCTCGGCCTGTCGACTTATCCGATGCAAAGCATCATTTCGGCGACCCTTCACAATCTGTTCTTCACGCCGTACATCGGCCATTTCGGCAATGCAAACATGGTGGCTGCGGGCGCCGTGTCTGCCGAGCTGACGATCGGCGAGATATTCCCGGCTAATCCGCCCGCGTGGTCGCTATTCTTCGAAATGGTCGCGAGCATTGCCTTCGTGATCATCGTCAGGCTGAGCCGGTCGACGATGTTCAGGATCAGCGTCGTCGGCGGTCTGATGTTTCTGATCACAGGCGCCCTGACGAGTTTCGAGTTTCATGGGCACTCTGTCGTCGACTTCTCGCAAGGCTGGTCCGGCGGCAGGCTCGACGGCGGGTTCTACCGCGTCATATTCGGCTTCGTATCGGGCGTGCTGCTCTACAACCTGAGGAGCGCGGGCGTCGATCTGCGCATCGTGGACGCCCTGAAAGGCGTGCTTCGCAATTCATACGGCCTCTATATCGTTGCGCTCATCATGTTCCTGTTCCCGATGTCGCTGCGCGGCGCTTATCCCGCATTCGTGATTTTCTGCGTGGCGCCTTGCCTCGTGATGGTCGGCGCCAAGCTGCCTTGCGCTTCGATGTTCGAAGCTAAAACCGCGCAGTTTCTCGGCTGGCTCTCGTATCCCGTCTACCTGCTGCACTTTCCGATTGGCCGTGCCGTGTTCATGCTGCTCGGCAAGCACAACGAGTCAGCCGCCGTTCCCATCGCCGTCGCGTGCGCGACTACGCTGGTGAGTGCGATCATCGTGACGAAGTATGTCGATGAGCCGATACGCGCTTTCCTCTCGAAGAGACTTGCCCGGTCGTCGGCAGCGCGAGCCAGGACCGTCACGCCCGGCGGAATGGCGGACCCGAACGCCGGTTGA
- a CDS encoding acyltransferase family protein — MTIATGRPARLYGLEHLRFLAAFAVLIHHILEEASGSPLALVSPSAQRIGACGVDIFFVISGLVMWHTTSGFSAQTSAKGFVARRLTRIMPSYWACLAIVVALAASGVAYRHVPLDGVGIVESILLLPPTAASGLIMGVSWTLVYELYFYAICTAVLCLPWQRYRVAWIAVLLAGVPVVLDLAGATTSARYYANPLVVEFVCGILLGAVSARLPVLGLRSRWLVLIACVALFGWGSFASPDQTTSGLAPSFRWWAWGLPATLLVGAFIHAEDRGGRISRSLTLLGNASYVLYLTHGFWMNVFARAVKSGTFHTSVSLYLAAACVAGVAVAFALAVHLYLEKPALGWLSSKRSRVRQTALTSG, encoded by the coding sequence ATGACTATCGCCACGGGACGTCCCGCCCGACTCTACGGACTGGAGCATCTGCGCTTTCTCGCGGCCTTTGCCGTCCTGATACACCACATCCTCGAAGAGGCGTCGGGCAGTCCGCTCGCGCTCGTCTCACCCTCGGCGCAGCGGATAGGCGCGTGCGGCGTCGATATCTTCTTCGTCATCAGCGGCCTGGTGATGTGGCATACGACGTCGGGGTTCTCCGCGCAGACATCAGCCAAAGGTTTCGTCGCGCGACGTCTCACGCGCATCATGCCGTCGTACTGGGCGTGTCTCGCGATCGTCGTCGCGCTGGCCGCGAGCGGCGTCGCTTACCGGCACGTTCCGCTCGATGGCGTCGGCATTGTCGAATCGATTCTGCTGCTGCCGCCGACGGCGGCGTCCGGCCTGATCATGGGCGTGTCGTGGACGCTCGTCTATGAGCTTTACTTCTACGCTATCTGTACGGCCGTGCTTTGTCTTCCGTGGCAAAGGTATCGCGTGGCATGGATCGCGGTGCTGCTCGCGGGTGTGCCCGTCGTCCTCGACCTTGCGGGCGCCACGACGTCGGCCCGTTATTACGCGAATCCGCTTGTCGTCGAATTCGTGTGCGGCATCCTGCTCGGAGCAGTCAGTGCGCGGCTGCCTGTGCTGGGGCTCCGGAGCCGGTGGCTGGTGTTGATCGCATGCGTCGCGCTGTTCGGGTGGGGTTCGTTTGCTTCGCCCGATCAGACGACTTCCGGACTTGCGCCCTCGTTCAGGTGGTGGGCGTGGGGACTTCCCGCCACGCTGCTTGTCGGCGCGTTCATCCATGCAGAGGATAGGGGCGGACGCATCAGCCGGTCTCTGACGTTGCTCGGCAATGCGTCGTATGTGCTTTATCTGACGCATGGTTTCTGGATGAACGTATTCGCGCGTGCCGTCAAATCCGGGACGTTCCATACGTCCGTCAGCCTCTATCTGGCAGCTGCGTGCGTGGCCGGCGTTGCCGTTGCGTTTGCGCTCGCTGTTCACCTGTACCTCGAGAAGCCTGCCCTCGGCTGGCTCAGCAGCAAGCGGTCGCGGGTTCGTCAGACGGCGCTGACTTCGGGCTGA
- a CDS encoding acyltransferase family protein gives MKKLESVQVLRAVAAMLVVFCHAAGQVGGHGAHASQIWTLVNIKGLFGVDIFFVVSGFVMMYIISGQRSGGTTARRFFGERIVRVVPLYWAVTLLSIGIGLALPALKYKNCYEVGYVLRSLFFIPAINPLTGAPEPVLGLGWTLNFEMFFYTVISLVLLLGVRRVYLAIVAIFVTLVTLGLVLKPEYLILKGWTHTIILEFVFGVMFAQLRLSGFRIGGTTQVALILAGVAGWLMTGPSADGTFDMRGLIWGPPAAAIFAGVVMGRRDVQYPKLLLLIGDASYSLYLTHLFIMRASWLIANQLSVGDALRIAAFFALFVPGCVCFAIVSYRKFEMPGMRFGRRFLLARQDKGGLAEGVSAGTQQVRT, from the coding sequence ATGAAGAAGCTGGAGTCGGTCCAGGTGCTCCGCGCCGTCGCGGCCATGCTGGTGGTGTTTTGCCACGCAGCGGGGCAGGTGGGCGGCCACGGCGCACATGCGTCGCAGATATGGACGCTCGTCAACATCAAGGGGCTGTTCGGCGTCGATATCTTCTTTGTCGTCAGCGGCTTCGTGATGATGTACATCATTTCGGGGCAGCGCTCCGGCGGCACGACGGCGCGCCGGTTCTTCGGCGAGCGCATCGTGCGTGTCGTGCCGCTGTACTGGGCGGTGACGCTGCTGTCGATCGGTATCGGTCTCGCGCTGCCGGCGCTCAAGTACAAGAACTGCTACGAGGTCGGGTATGTGTTGCGCTCGCTGTTTTTCATACCGGCCATCAATCCGCTGACGGGTGCGCCGGAGCCGGTGCTCGGACTCGGCTGGACGCTGAACTTCGAGATGTTCTTCTATACCGTCATATCGCTGGTCCTGCTGCTCGGCGTGCGGCGCGTCTATCTCGCGATCGTGGCGATCTTCGTGACGCTCGTCACGCTCGGGCTCGTGTTGAAGCCCGAGTACCTGATCCTGAAGGGATGGACGCATACCATCATTCTCGAGTTCGTGTTCGGGGTGATGTTCGCGCAGTTGCGTCTGTCGGGGTTCCGGATCGGCGGCACGACTCAGGTCGCGCTGATCCTCGCGGGCGTGGCCGGCTGGCTGATGACGGGGCCCTCCGCGGACGGCACGTTCGACATGCGCGGCCTCATTTGGGGGCCGCCCGCCGCCGCGATCTTCGCGGGCGTCGTCATGGGCCGTCGCGACGTGCAGTATCCGAAGCTGCTTCTGCTGATCGGCGACGCCTCGTACAGCCTGTATCTCACGCATCTCTTCATCATGCGGGCGTCGTGGCTGATCGCAAACCAGCTGTCTGTCGGCGACGCGCTGCGTATCGCCGCGTTCTTCGCGCTGTTCGTGCCCGGCTGCGTGTGCTTTGCGATCGTGTCCTACCGGAAGTTCGAAATGCCGGGCATGCGCTTCGGGCGGCGCTTTCTGCTGGCGCGGCAAGACAAGGGTGGCCTCGCCGAAGGCGTTTCGGCTGGAACGCAGCAGGTGAGAACCTGA